The Rattus rattus isolate New Zealand chromosome 1, Rrattus_CSIRO_v1, whole genome shotgun sequence genome includes a region encoding these proteins:
- the Mgat4c gene encoding alpha-1,3-mannosyl-glycoprotein 4-beta-N-acetylglucosaminyltransferase C, whose translation MFKFYQMKYIFQILDKMRCLRKRSTVSFLGVLVVFLLFMNVFIEDSYVLEGDKQLIRETSTHQLNSERYVHTFKDLSNFSGTINVTYRYLAATPLQRKRYLTIGLSSVKRKKGNYLLETIKSIFEQSSYEELKEISVVVHLADFNSSWRDAMVQDITQKFAHHIIAGRLMVIHAPEEYYPVLDGLKRNYNDPEDRVRFRSKQNVDYAFLLNFCANTSDYYVMLEDDVRCSRNFLTAIKKVIASLEGTYWVTLEFSKLGYIGKLYHSHDLPRLAHFLLMFYQEMPCDWLLTHFRGLLAQKNVIRFKPSLFQHMGYYSSYKGTENKLKDDDFEEESFDIPDNPPASLYTNMNVFENYEASKAYSSVDEYFWGKPPSTGDTFVIVFENPITIKKIKVNTGTEDRQNDILHHGALDVGEKLIFSKQIRQCETYLRLGEFKNGNFEMSDVNQKIPFDIHCMRICVTKTQKEWLIIRSISIWTS comes from the exons atgtttaaattttatcaaatgaaatatatttttcaaatattggaTAAAATGAGATGCCTGCGAAAACGTTCTACAGTGTCATTCTTGGGTGtccttgttgtttttcttctattcatgAATGTGTTCATTGAAGATAGCTATGTTCTG GAAGGCGACAAGCAACTTATAAGGGAAACATCAACACATCAACTTAATTCTGAACGCTATGTTCATACCTTCAAGGATTTATCAAACTTCTCAGGAACTATAAATGTCACCTATCGCTACCTGGCTGCCACACCTTTACAGAGAAAGC GATATCTCACAATTGGACTTTCATCAGTGAAACggaaaaaaggaaattatttactTGAGACAATCAAGTCAATTTTTGAACAGTCCAGCTATGAAGAACTAAAAGAAATTTCAGTTGTAGTGCATCTAGCAGACTTTAATTCATCATGGCGTGATGCCATGGTCCAAGATATTACACAGAAATTTGCCCATCATATTATTGCAGGAAGATTAATGGTTATACATGCTCCTGAAGAATATTATCCAGTTCTGGATGGTCTTAAAAGAAATTACAATGACCCAGAAGATAGAGTCAGATTTCGCTCCAAGCAAAATGTAGATTATGCTTTTCTGCTAAATTTCTGTGCCAATACttctgactattatgtaatgCTTGAAGATGATGTCCGGTGTTCCAGAAATTTCTTAACTGCCATCAAGAAAGTTATCGCATCCTTAGAAGGAACATACTGGGTAACTCTTGAGTTCTCTAAACTTGGCTACATTGGAAAACTCTATCATTCTCATGATCTCCCACGTCTGGCCCATTTCTTATTAATGTTTTATCAAGAAATGCCTTGTGACTGGCTATTGACTCATTTCCGAGGGCTGTTGGCTCAGAAAAATGTGATTCGATTTAAACCTTCTCTCTTTCAGCACATGGGGTATTATTCATCCTATAAAGGAACGGAGAATAAACTGAAGGATGATGACTTTGAAGAGGAGTCATTTGACATCCCTGATAACCCCCCAGCAAGTCTCTACACCAACATGAATGTCTTTGAAAATTACGAAGCAAGCAAGGCTTATAGTAGTGTTGATGAGTACTTTTGGGGAAAGCCACCTTCAACGGGGGATACGTTTGTTATTGTATTTGAGAATCctattacaattaaaaaaattaaagtgaataCTGGAACAGAAGACCGGCAGAATGACATTTTGCATCACGGAGCCCTAGATGTTGGGGAAAAACTCATTTTTAGCAAACAAATAAGACAATGTGAAACTTACTTAAGACTAGGGGAATTCAAAAATGGAAACTTTGAAATGTCAGATGTGAATCAAAAAATTCCCTTTGACATACATTGCATGAGGATATGTGTCACCAAAACTCAGAAAGAATGGTTGATAATTAGGAGCATCAGCATTTGGACTTCCTAG